In Aggregatibacter sp. 2125159857, one DNA window encodes the following:
- a CDS encoding GPW/gp25 family protein, whose protein sequence is MNRFTGEKITDETAHIKQSIADILLTPIGSRIQRRDYGSRIPELIDRPMNHALLLQLAAASVMALTKWEPRIQISKFQPRISENGIVCTIVARKRNNNQNVNFDDLFLGIGGKQ, encoded by the coding sequence ATGAATAGATTCACCGGTGAAAAAATCACAGACGAAACCGCACATATCAAACAATCCATTGCGGACATACTGCTCACGCCCATCGGCTCGCGCATCCAACGCCGAGACTATGGCAGCCGCATTCCGGAACTGATAGACCGCCCCATGAACCATGCTTTGTTGTTACAACTTGCTGCCGCCTCTGTCATGGCATTAACCAAGTGGGAACCCCGCATTCAAATCAGTAAGTTTCAGCCGCGCATCAGCGAAAACGGCATTGTCTGCACCATCGTGGCTCGTAAGCGAAATAACAATCAAAACGTGAATTTTGATGATTTATTCTTAGGAATTGGTGGAAAACAATGA
- a CDS encoding phage baseplate assembly protein V: MSAEINRRIDNLIRFGLIAEVDHANAKARVKCGQILTSFLPFITLRAGTTKTWSPPTVGEQCVILASSGELTTACILVGLYTQNSPSNSPDVHVIEFADGAKIEYKQSTGALVVAGIKTAAITAVNQIDIDCPTVNIKGNVNIMGALTTADNGGTKGNISISGNVEVKGTVTAKGDVKAGLISLQNHTHQEQGDGKLTSKAK; encoded by the coding sequence ATGTCCGCAGAAATTAACCGCCGAATTGATAACCTCATTCGCTTTGGCTTAATTGCCGAAGTGGACCATGCTAATGCCAAAGCGCGGGTAAAGTGCGGTCAAATTCTCACAAGTTTTTTGCCCTTTATTACGTTGCGTGCCGGTACAACAAAAACATGGTCACCACCTACAGTTGGCGAACAATGTGTCATCTTGGCTTCAAGTGGTGAGCTCACCACTGCCTGCATTTTAGTGGGGCTATACACCCAAAACAGCCCAAGTAATTCGCCGGATGTGCATGTCATCGAATTTGCCGATGGCGCGAAAATTGAATACAAACAATCCACCGGTGCCTTGGTTGTTGCAGGCATTAAAACCGCCGCCATTACCGCTGTAAACCAAATTGATATTGATTGCCCAACGGTGAACATCAAAGGCAATGTCAACATCATGGGCGCACTTACCACCGCAGACAACGGCGGTACTAAAGGCAACATCAGCATCAGTGGCAATGTGGAAGTGAAAGGCACTGTCACTGCAAAAGGCGATGTGAAAGCGGGTTTAATCAGCTTGCAGAACCATACTCACCAAGAACAAGGCGACGGTAAATTAACATCGAAGGCAAAATAA
- a CDS encoding phage tail tape measure protein produces MNNLQLTVLLNAIDKISAPMKNASKSIGVLSEQLKTSKMALKDLEKLQNKMSSFSRQNEQIKKSSDVISKHTQKLENLRRKASEMKHTRINLKTDISDHERYYQSLLAKGKHTEATAIRFKIMSLSKEYESLKESIKKNSKSLNTEHNSLKASRREKAKQLLQLRNLRKELKESGINTKEFTKYQGNLAEKIKLANTTIEKQQAQLDKLNTKQAAYSKYRGQVETLKDISGKAQMVGAQASAAGATITAPLTKSVSDFMNFEDAMVGVARQVQGLKDNAGNFTPEFDEWKNKIQALSTELPLTTVEIANMIESAARMDIPKDELEDFVRLNTQMATAFDAANPDELTENFGKVSKNWNLSIQASKELADSINYLDDNAISKGDAIIGFMNRLGGISAVAKITDKNVAALGSTLMTFGSDESSAANAVSSTFSRLSRSTTMKPVKRGLKALGLDASKIQKGMVKDAQGTLMTIIARIKTIPEHLRSAVLTDIVGGNYGDEIIKLVNKTDEWKRQIALANDELAQGSMNREFQTRMKALSSTWGIFKNQIFNLNSTIGGTLAPTLDSLMKKIGGLIDKGNKWIQAHPKLAKNILLVAGAIGGSLTVFGALAFALSFVLYPIARLFLGVSKLNILLPKFAGQISGVGGTIVRWLLSPLKLLPMLLSPVGIAFMATALLIYKYWNQVKAFFGGFWEGLKSGLAPVIEKFKPLGALFGVVVEWLEKAVKWFTDLISPVQSTQKDLDAAASAGKKFGEWLAAGIDLVTKPLQWLMDSIQWVIDHMPSIEKFAKEYGNRMSDTATMAANTGFANGGYVGNGGKYEPMGIVHGGEYVMTKETTSRLGVPLLNALNYGKNALLATGLSMSVATAAPIQVDNRPPLAAHPVVAQSVAQPMAVNITINAAPGQDERTIARMVAQEMQRIQNQQQARQRSSLRDRN; encoded by the coding sequence ATGAATAATTTACAACTCACTGTTTTATTAAATGCCATTGATAAAATAAGCGCTCCGATGAAAAACGCTTCGAAAAGTATAGGCGTACTTTCTGAACAGCTTAAAACAAGCAAAATGGCGTTAAAAGATCTTGAAAAGTTACAAAATAAAATGAGTTCGTTCTCCCGTCAAAACGAACAAATAAAAAAAAGTTCTGATGTAATTTCTAAACATACTCAAAAGTTAGAAAACTTACGCCGTAAAGCATCAGAAATGAAACATACCCGGATTAATTTAAAAACCGACATTAGCGATCATGAGCGTTATTATCAATCCTTATTAGCTAAAGGAAAACACACTGAAGCAACGGCAATTCGTTTCAAGATTATGTCTCTTAGTAAAGAATACGAGAGTTTAAAAGAGAGTATCAAGAAAAATAGCAAATCTCTCAATACCGAACATAATAGTTTAAAAGCAAGTCGCCGAGAAAAGGCTAAACAGCTATTACAGCTACGCAATTTAAGAAAAGAATTAAAAGAGAGTGGAATTAACACTAAAGAATTTACAAAATATCAAGGAAATCTTGCAGAAAAAATAAAACTGGCTAACACAACAATAGAAAAACAACAAGCACAACTAGATAAACTCAATACCAAACAAGCAGCTTATAGTAAATACCGAGGGCAAGTCGAAACATTAAAAGACATTAGTGGAAAAGCGCAAATGGTTGGGGCGCAAGCATCAGCAGCAGGCGCGACCATCACAGCACCTCTTACAAAATCCGTAAGTGATTTTATGAACTTTGAAGATGCCATGGTGGGCGTGGCAAGACAAGTACAAGGATTAAAAGATAATGCCGGCAACTTCACGCCTGAATTTGACGAATGGAAAAATAAAATTCAAGCCCTATCCACGGAATTGCCACTCACTACCGTCGAAATCGCCAATATGATTGAATCGGCGGCTAGGATGGATATTCCAAAAGACGAATTGGAAGATTTCGTGCGATTAAACACGCAAATGGCAACCGCCTTTGATGCGGCAAACCCTGATGAACTTACTGAAAACTTTGGTAAGGTGAGTAAAAACTGGAATTTATCTATTCAAGCCTCAAAAGAATTGGCTGATTCGATTAACTATCTTGATGATAATGCTATTTCGAAAGGTGATGCCATTATTGGTTTTATGAATCGCCTAGGTGGCATTAGTGCGGTAGCAAAAATTACCGATAAAAATGTTGCCGCACTTGGTTCTACTCTTATGACGTTTGGTTCCGATGAAAGTTCAGCAGCAAATGCGGTCAGCTCTACATTTAGCCGGCTTTCTCGATCGACAACCATGAAGCCGGTAAAAAGAGGGTTAAAGGCATTAGGGCTAGATGCAAGCAAAATTCAAAAAGGTATGGTAAAAGACGCTCAAGGCACATTGATGACCATCATAGCGCGCATAAAAACTATTCCGGAGCATTTACGTTCTGCCGTCTTGACCGATATTGTAGGTGGAAACTATGGCGATGAAATTATAAAACTGGTGAATAAAACCGATGAATGGAAACGTCAAATTGCCTTAGCCAATGACGAATTAGCACAAGGTTCAATGAACCGTGAATTTCAAACACGGATGAAAGCACTTTCATCAACGTGGGGAATTTTTAAAAATCAAATTTTTAACCTGAACTCAACCATTGGCGGAACACTCGCACCAACACTCGATTCACTAATGAAAAAGATTGGCGGGCTGATTGATAAGGGCAATAAATGGATTCAGGCGCATCCGAAACTTGCTAAAAATATTTTATTAGTTGCAGGCGCAATCGGCGGATCGCTCACTGTGTTTGGTGCGCTTGCTTTCGCGTTAAGTTTTGTGCTTTATCCTATCGCACGCTTATTTCTTGGGGTAAGCAAACTCAACATCCTTTTACCGAAATTCGCAGGGCAAATTAGCGGGGTGGGCGGAACGATTGTAAGATGGCTACTTTCGCCACTTAAACTATTGCCTATGCTTCTTTCCCCGGTAGGCATCGCTTTTATGGCAACGGCATTGCTGATCTACAAATACTGGAACCAAGTCAAAGCTTTTTTTGGTGGCTTCTGGGAGGGATTAAAATCAGGTCTTGCTCCGGTAATTGAAAAATTCAAGCCACTAGGCGCATTATTCGGTGTCGTGGTGGAGTGGCTTGAAAAAGCTGTGAAATGGTTCACCGACTTAATTTCACCGGTGCAAAGTACACAGAAAGACCTAGATGCCGCCGCAAGCGCAGGCAAAAAATTTGGTGAATGGCTTGCCGCAGGCATTGATTTAGTCACCAAACCTTTACAATGGCTAATGGATAGCATCCAATGGGTGATAGACCACATGCCGAGTATCGAAAAATTTGCTAAAGAATATGGCAATCGAATGAGCGATACAGCGACTATGGCAGCAAATACAGGTTTTGCAAATGGTGGCTATGTGGGCAATGGCGGCAAATATGAACCAATGGGCATTGTGCACGGTGGTGAATATGTCATGACGAAAGAAACCACCTCCCGTCTTGGCGTGCCGTTGCTTAACGCCTTGAACTACGGTAAAAACGCCTTATTGGCGACAGGATTGAGCATGAGTGTGGCAACTGCTGCGCCAATTCAGGTAGATAACCGACCACCGCTTGCTGCACATCCTGTCGTGGCACAATCCGTTGCACAACCCATGGCGGTGAACATCACCATCAACGCCGCTCCGGGTCAAGATGAACGCACTATCGCCCGCATGGTTGCGCAAGAAATGCAACGCATCCAAAATCAACAACAGGCAAGACAGCGCAGCAGTTTGCGCGACAGAAACTAA
- a CDS encoding phage virion morphogenesis protein, with product MATVEQVQAKLTALINNLSPQARRQLARNIGQALRKSQQARIARQQNPDGTAFEPRKPQKQFGKKKGRIKRKAMFAKLRTAKYLKVWSNGNEVSVGFNGSNATIANVHQYGLKGTVNKNKGVKVQYAQRELLGFSESDVELIENLIIEQLSL from the coding sequence ATGGCAACCGTAGAACAAGTGCAGGCAAAACTGACCGCCCTGATTAACAACCTGTCGCCACAGGCACGCCGACAACTGGCGCGCAATATTGGGCAAGCCCTACGCAAAAGCCAACAGGCGAGAATCGCACGGCAACAAAACCCCGACGGCACCGCCTTTGAACCACGCAAACCACAAAAACAATTTGGCAAAAAGAAAGGCAGAATCAAACGCAAAGCCATGTTCGCCAAGTTGCGTACCGCTAAATATTTAAAAGTGTGGTCAAATGGTAATGAGGTTTCAGTAGGCTTTAATGGGTCAAACGCAACCATTGCAAACGTGCATCAATACGGGTTGAAAGGCACGGTTAATAAAAACAAAGGTGTTAAGGTGCAATATGCCCAGCGTGAATTGCTGGGCTTTTCGGAAAGTGATGTGGAATTAATTGAAAACTTAATTATTGAGCAACTAAGTCTTTAG
- a CDS encoding phage tail protein, producing MKKPNQLRKILEQSIPDFVKNPDRLQLYVDGGQIVATGAESFSFEYRYTINIIVTDFAQDIAGLIVPVIAYLRTNQPEIFENPQRRENAFKFQVDYNNNNTADISFEIMLTERVVAKQTADEVKMHYAKEPVWDNPKVKVYLENENNLIFDGEKWQP from the coding sequence ATGAAAAAACCCAACCAACTGCGCAAAATCCTTGAACAAAGCATTCCCGACTTTGTAAAAAATCCCGACCGCTTGCAGCTTTATGTGGACGGCGGTCAAATCGTTGCCACTGGTGCAGAATCATTCAGTTTTGAATATCGCTACACTATCAACATCATCGTAACGGATTTTGCCCAAGACATCGCCGGTCTGATTGTCCCAGTCATTGCCTACCTGCGCACCAATCAGCCCGAAATCTTTGAAAATCCACAACGCCGCGAAAATGCGTTCAAGTTCCAAGTTGATTACAACAATAACAACACTGCCGACATCTCCTTTGAAATCATGCTGACCGAACGTGTCGTGGCAAAACAAACCGCCGATGAAGTCAAAATGCACTATGCCAAAGAGCCGGTTTGGGATAACCCGAAGGTGAAAGTTTACCTCGAGAATGAAAACAACCTGATTTTTGATGGTGAAAAATGGCAACCGTAG
- a CDS encoding TraR/DksA C4-type zinc finger protein: MTDQFDRAQQLEEMAREIAIKKHRTFKAISRVYCEDCDAPIPEKRRQLIPGVSRCVACQEIEEKRQQQFRK, translated from the coding sequence ATGACCGACCAATTTGACCGAGCGCAACAACTGGAAGAAATGGCGCGTGAAATTGCCATCAAAAAACACCGCACTTTCAAAGCGATCAGCCGTGTTTATTGTGAAGATTGCGATGCCCCCATTCCCGAAAAACGCAGACAATTGATTCCGGGTGTTAGCCGTTGCGTTGCTTGCCAAGAAATTGAAGAAAAACGCCAACAACAATTTAGAAAGTAG
- the lysC gene encoding Rz1-like lysis system protein LysC (LysC is an Rz1-like component of a phage lytic system, substantially overlapping although not fully embedded in the gene for the Rz-like LysB component.), translated as MHLKNTKIGLILLCLMMLSACSSAPKIIKQPILCPTAAECGQISPQIRTNGELAEAYQQTQHRLNLCVIENDSLKKCIEEFNKETAK; from the coding sequence ATGCACTTAAAAAACACCAAGATTGGGCTAATACTCTTGTGCCTGATGATGTTATCGGCGTGTTCAAGCGCCCCGAAAATCATTAAACAACCGATACTTTGCCCAACGGCGGCAGAGTGCGGTCAAATTTCGCCTCAAATTCGCACCAATGGCGAACTGGCAGAAGCCTATCAACAAACACAACATCGACTGAACCTATGCGTCATTGAAAACGACAGCCTGAAAAAGTGCATAGAAGAATTTAATAAGGAAACCGCCAAATGA
- a CDS encoding chemotaxis protein, translated as MFGFLTKKEKYILLVGPLMLVAIILFQGWQANHWRAEAAKEEQLKLQWEASYIALNESVDKFNEQQKALTEAVNQLKISQTKQTQDLKNALKKHQDWANTLVPDDVIGVFKRPENH; from the coding sequence ATGTTTGGGTTCTTAACGAAAAAAGAAAAATACATTTTATTGGTTGGCCCACTCATGCTTGTGGCGATTATCCTGTTTCAAGGGTGGCAAGCTAACCACTGGCGAGCAGAAGCCGCCAAAGAAGAACAATTAAAATTGCAGTGGGAGGCATCCTACATAGCATTGAATGAAAGCGTGGATAAATTCAATGAGCAACAAAAAGCACTCACAGAAGCCGTCAATCAGTTAAAAATCTCTCAAACCAAGCAAACACAGGATTTAAAAAATGCACTTAAAAAACACCAAGATTGGGCTAATACTCTTGTGCCTGATGATGTTATCGGCGTGTTCAAGCGCCCCGAAAATCATTAA
- a CDS encoding lysozyme: MIKRTAKYICAVSAVVGLVIATHGNEIRTSEKGLLLIGNAEGCQQKPYQCPADILTVGIGTTGSVEKIETNKIYTLQEIADLYAKGIKQAEKCVNTYANGQAMPQGGFDALTSITFNVGCGRLKNSTLFKMARQGYSKTMCGQFERWIYAGGKPLKGLIERRQKEKALCLGS; this comes from the coding sequence ATGATTAAGCGAACAGCAAAATACATTTGTGCCGTCTCGGCGGTTGTTGGACTTGTTATTGCCACGCATGGTAATGAAATTCGTACATCAGAAAAAGGACTATTACTGATTGGCAATGCAGAAGGTTGCCAACAAAAACCTTATCAATGCCCGGCAGATATTTTAACTGTCGGTATCGGCACAACGGGATCCGTTGAAAAAATAGAAACCAATAAAATTTACACACTGCAAGAAATTGCCGACTTGTATGCCAAAGGCATTAAGCAAGCCGAAAAGTGCGTGAATACCTATGCCAACGGTCAAGCTATGCCACAAGGGGGATTTGATGCGTTGACATCAATCACATTCAATGTTGGTTGTGGTCGATTAAAAAACAGCACCCTTTTTAAAATGGCTCGACAAGGTTACAGCAAAACTATGTGCGGCCAGTTTGAACGTTGGATTTACGCAGGCGGAAAACCACTGAAAGGCTTAATTGAAAGACGACAAAAGGAGAAAGCATTATGTTTGGGTTCTTAA
- a CDS encoding phage holin: MHDTPTKASYTSGILAFFIGRIADMFSNVNWADVASITGIVIGVATFLVNWYYKKKDFELKEKELNQRSHHHD, encoded by the coding sequence ATGCACGACACGCCAACGAAAGCGTCTTACACATCAGGAATTTTAGCCTTTTTTATTGGACGCATTGCCGATATGTTTTCAAACGTCAATTGGGCGGACGTCGCCTCAATCACCGGTATTGTGATCGGTGTCGCCACATTCCTGGTGAATTGGTATTACAAGAAAAAAGATTTTGAATTAAAAGAAAAAGAATTAAACCAACGGAGCCATCACCATGATTAA
- a CDS encoding tail protein X → MEVYAQQNDNLDAILYRYFGHSEGLLEIACELNPHLMDKPVIPLGTLVLLPEADSEKISVASDTIQLWS, encoded by the coding sequence ATGGAAGTTTACGCGCAACAAAACGACAACTTAGATGCAATCCTGTATCGCTATTTCGGGCATAGCGAAGGTTTGCTTGAAATCGCCTGCGAACTGAATCCGCACTTAATGGATAAGCCCGTTATTCCACTTGGCACACTGGTTCTCTTACCTGAAGCAGACAGTGAAAAGATCAGCGTGGCAAGCGATACCATTCAACTTTGGAGCTGA
- a CDS encoding head completion/stabilization protein — MSDGSISIKLAPDYEMGAVQKQVEDYGQGEDLVLNDLFFPPLKISDFRNQARLDGTVTTARLKDALIEAIAAVNDELNEFKQHSSLEFFADIPCPKINNESVLVYRYRRAVTCLALANLYERYTSYDTTNDGEKKAELLKDSIDQLRRDARFAISDILKRPRVDAELI; from the coding sequence ATGTCAGACGGTTCCATCTCTATCAAACTCGCCCCGGATTACGAAATGGGGGCAGTGCAAAAACAAGTTGAAGACTACGGGCAAGGCGAAGACCTTGTATTGAACGACCTCTTTTTTCCACCGCTTAAAATCTCCGATTTTCGCAATCAAGCACGACTGGACGGCACTGTCACAACGGCTCGCTTAAAAGATGCCTTAATTGAAGCTATTGCCGCAGTCAATGATGAACTAAATGAGTTCAAACAGCATAGCTCATTGGAATTTTTTGCCGACATTCCCTGCCCAAAAATCAACAATGAAAGCGTATTGGTGTATCGCTATCGCCGCGCCGTCACCTGCTTGGCATTAGCAAATCTGTACGAACGCTACACAAGCTATGACACCACCAATGACGGCGAGAAAAAGGCGGAATTGCTCAAAGATAGCATTGACCAATTGCGACGTGATGCCCGCTTTGCCATCAGTGACATACTCAAACGCCCGAGAGTCGATGCGGAGCTAATCTAA
- the gpM gene encoding phage terminase small subunit, translating to MAERLSPAQIHLRTVSAAVAHAAETEDLSDFTEYEKMLRLLARHRKDLKQIQSTERKADFKKKILPDYLPWIEGALSAGTGKQDNVLMTWCVWAIDCKEYHLALNIAEYAVFHDLQLPDPFTRTLCTLIAEEFADQAKAAAAANQPFEVAYLEQVQRITADCDMPDESRARLLRELGLLLTDKNPEQALAYLERALGLNQSIGVKGDIKKLRKQLNNADE from the coding sequence ATGGCTGAACGTCTCTCACCCGCACAAATCCATCTTCGTACCGTCTCCGCTGCAGTGGCTCATGCAGCGGAAACCGAAGACCTAAGCGATTTCACAGAATACGAAAAAATGCTCCGCCTCCTTGCTCGCCATCGAAAGGATTTAAAACAAATCCAATCCACCGAACGCAAAGCGGACTTTAAAAAGAAAATTCTGCCGGACTATCTGCCTTGGATTGAAGGAGCATTGTCTGCCGGCACAGGCAAACAGGACAACGTTTTAATGACGTGGTGCGTTTGGGCGATTGACTGCAAAGAATATCACCTTGCATTAAACATCGCTGAATATGCGGTTTTCCACGATTTGCAACTGCCTGACCCGTTCACTCGAACCTTATGCACACTGATTGCAGAAGAATTTGCCGACCAAGCCAAAGCGGCGGCAGCGGCAAATCAACCTTTCGAAGTGGCTTATTTGGAACAAGTGCAACGCATCACTGCCGATTGTGATATGCCGGATGAAAGCCGAGCCCGATTATTGCGTGAATTAGGCTTGCTTTTAACCGACAAAAACCCGGAACAGGCGCTGGCATATTTAGAACGCGCCTTGGGCTTAAATCAGTCCATCGGCGTGAAAGGCGATATTAAAAAGCTACGCAAACAATTAAACAACGCCGATGAATAA
- a CDS encoding phage major capsid protein, P2 family, whose product MRNETKQKFNAYVARVAELNGVTSNDVAETFTVTPSVEQKLIEKVMLSSNFLQWINVVRDPLMEAELVGLEVASAIASTTDTNTKERETKDVSKMTGRKYKCEQVNFDTHIPWPKLDQWAKHPDFQKKLANLTQKTIALNLIMMGLNGTSRSETSDLSSNPKLQDVKKGWLQQMRDDMPSHVMNGASTQNKIKVGKGQSKDHGYENIDALVLDAVNTLIDEVYADDTELVVICGREILNDKYFNIVNTDLKPTDDLASQVIISQKQIGGLKAIRVPFFPKNSILITRLDNLSIYIQEGSMRRFIKNNPKRNRVEDYLSQNIDYKVEEYGCAALIENITFEDKE is encoded by the coding sequence ATGCGCAACGAAACTAAACAGAAATTTAATGCCTATGTGGCGCGTGTCGCCGAATTAAACGGTGTAACCAGTAATGATGTGGCTGAAACATTTACCGTCACCCCAAGCGTAGAACAAAAACTGATTGAAAAAGTGATGTTAAGTTCGAACTTCTTACAGTGGATTAATGTCGTTCGTGATCCGTTAATGGAAGCGGAATTGGTCGGTCTTGAAGTGGCTTCCGCGATTGCAAGCACCACAGACACCAACACCAAAGAGCGCGAAACCAAAGACGTTTCCAAAATGACCGGTCGCAAATATAAATGCGAACAAGTCAATTTCGACACGCATATTCCATGGCCGAAACTGGACCAATGGGCAAAACATCCTGACTTCCAGAAAAAATTGGCGAATTTAACGCAAAAAACCATCGCCTTAAACCTCATTATGATGGGGCTAAACGGCACAAGTCGCAGTGAAACCTCCGATTTGTCTTCAAATCCGAAACTGCAAGACGTGAAAAAAGGTTGGTTACAACAAATGCGTGATGATATGCCGTCTCATGTAATGAACGGTGCAAGTACGCAAAACAAAATCAAAGTGGGTAAAGGTCAATCTAAAGACCACGGCTATGAAAACATTGATGCCTTAGTGCTTGATGCCGTCAACACTTTAATTGATGAAGTTTATGCCGATGACACTGAATTAGTGGTTATCTGCGGTCGTGAAATCTTAAACGATAAATACTTCAACATTGTTAACACGGATTTAAAACCGACGGATGACCTTGCAAGCCAAGTGATCATCTCACAAAAACAAATCGGCGGATTAAAAGCGATTCGCGTGCCGTTCTTCCCGAAAAACTCAATCCTGATCACCCGGTTGGATAATTTATCCATCTACATTCAGGAAGGCTCAATGCGCCGTTTCATTAAGAACAATCCGAAACGCAACCGCGTAGAAGATTACTTATCGCAAAACATCGACTACAAAGTCGAAGAATACGGTTGTGCGGCATTAATCGAAAACATCACATTCGAAGATAAAGAATAA
- a CDS encoding GPO family capsid scaffolding protein — translation MAKQSKWFVVATEGATTDGRTINRTWIEQMAANYDQKKYGARINLEHIKWRYMWNDDPHSKCYGDVIGLKAEENAEGKLQLLAQIDPTDDLVKLNKDRQKIYTSIECDPNFADTGEAYLVGLAVTDNPASLGTEMLVFSAGASANPLNNRKEKAENLFTAAIETKLEFAEEQEPVPSILEKIKGLFAKKAKTDDERFADQAQAIELLAEQTKETLEKLTALSADLAKQQAEFAEMKATNESIQAKFTTLEKAPSADFGKRPIVAGEGKSEFLTDC, via the coding sequence ATGGCAAAACAATCAAAATGGTTTGTGGTTGCAACAGAAGGCGCAACAACAGACGGTCGCACAATCAATCGCACTTGGATTGAGCAAATGGCGGCAAATTACGACCAGAAAAAATACGGTGCACGCATTAATCTTGAACACATTAAATGGCGTTATATGTGGAACGATGATCCGCACTCAAAATGCTATGGTGATGTGATTGGTTTAAAAGCCGAAGAAAACGCTGAAGGTAAATTGCAGTTATTGGCGCAAATCGACCCAACGGACGATTTAGTGAAACTCAACAAAGACCGCCAAAAAATCTACACCTCTATTGAGTGCGACCCGAATTTTGCCGACACCGGTGAAGCCTACTTGGTGGGTTTAGCGGTAACGGACAATCCGGCAAGTCTTGGCACGGAAATGTTGGTATTTTCTGCCGGTGCAAGTGCGAATCCACTTAACAACCGCAAAGAAAAAGCCGAAAACCTTTTCACCGCCGCAATTGAAACCAAATTAGAGTTTGCGGAAGAGCAGGAACCAGTACCATCCATCCTTGAAAAAATCAAAGGCTTGTTTGCGAAAAAAGCCAAAACTGACGATGAACGCTTTGCCGACCAAGCGCAAGCAATTGAGCTTTTAGCGGAACAAACCAAAGAAACATTGGAAAAATTAACCGCACTTTCCGCCGATTTGGCAAAACAACAAGCCGAATTCGCAGAAATGAAAGCCACCAATGAAAGCATTCAAGCCAAATTCACCACGCTTGAAAAAGCACCGTCCGCCGACTTCGGCAAACGTCCAATCGTTGCCGGTGAAGGTAAATCCGAATTTTTAACCGATTGCTAA